In Amycolatopsis sp. EV170708-02-1, the following are encoded in one genomic region:
- a CDS encoding alpha/beta fold hydrolase has protein sequence MALQARILTLHGREIRLREYVPSTKDTEGEPLVLLHGISGSGETWIPLLDHFERSGFGRHVLVPDLPGHGDSAAPRADYGLGAMASVVRDVLALTRNRHATIVGHSLGGGIAMQFAYQFPEMCARLVLVDSGGLGPQVSPVLRATALPGANATLTLAVNPVTVTIAHGLAAACRSLGGKLSPETRELTRHLASLADPGRRRAFLSIARSLIDLRGQRASAIDKLYLAREVPTLVVWGARDPLIPVAHGHKTAEVLPDSRLTVFKNAKHFPHVADPARFAGELERFLAATAPARLTLDEVVEVLIRASEAAEAPGNVPEKLSPGRHLRPA, from the coding sequence TGCTGTTGCACGGGATCTCGGGCAGCGGCGAGACCTGGATCCCGTTGCTCGACCACTTCGAGCGAAGCGGGTTCGGGCGCCACGTCCTCGTCCCGGACCTTCCCGGCCACGGCGATTCGGCCGCCCCGCGGGCCGACTACGGCCTCGGCGCGATGGCCAGCGTGGTGCGCGACGTCCTCGCGCTCACCCGGAACCGGCACGCGACCATCGTCGGGCACTCTCTCGGCGGCGGGATCGCGATGCAGTTCGCCTACCAGTTCCCGGAGATGTGCGCCCGGCTGGTGCTCGTGGACAGCGGTGGACTCGGCCCGCAGGTGTCCCCGGTACTGCGCGCGACGGCGCTGCCTGGGGCCAATGCGACACTCACCCTCGCGGTCAACCCGGTCACCGTCACGATCGCGCACGGACTCGCCGCGGCCTGCCGCTCCCTCGGCGGGAAACTTTCCCCCGAGACCAGGGAGCTGACACGTCACCTTGCGTCACTGGCCGACCCGGGCAGGCGCCGGGCATTCCTGTCCATCGCGCGCAGCCTGATCGACCTCAGGGGTCAGCGCGCGAGCGCGATCGACAAGCTCTATCTCGCCCGGGAGGTGCCCACCCTCGTCGTCTGGGGCGCGCGCGACCCGCTCATCCCGGTCGCCCACGGCCACAAGACCGCCGAAGTGCTGCCGGACAGCCGATTGACCGTGTTCAAAAATGCGAAACACTTTCCACATGTGGCCGACCCGGCTCGGTTCGCCGGCGAGCTCGAACGCTTCCTCGCCGCGACCGCGCCCGCCCGGTTGACCCTGGACGAGGTCGTCGAGGTGCTCATCCGCGCCAGCGAGGCGGCGGAAGCGCCCGGAAACGTCCCGGAAAAGTTGTCACCCGGACGCCATCTCAGGCCCGCCTAA
- a CDS encoding helix-turn-helix domain-containing protein, protein MRSTGANGLWASLPRDLGERFRPRADPLARAILQEVQRAVPEYAQPLEGAFGQMITQGIRQAILHCLDTVGQGTAPLDKWSAVFRNLGKVEFSEGRSLDCLQTAYRVGGRVAWRHVSEFGQAIGADADLLCTAAEAIFAYVDEISALSIEGYTAAQERAAGTRARRRRRLLELMLSDPPSSPQSIASHAANAQWALPTEVTVVALERRLGPLDPDSADLDADVLVDFEGPKPCLVTGDPEKHLKDLAERLPGWRAVIGPAVRLTEAPRSLLWARRTLRLVQRGVLPDNPVTRYSDHLSTLWLLADEFLVRELCTRSLAPFDDLTPKQRARLGETLLIWLQSRGSAPEIAKKLKVHPQTVRYRMHQLIDLFGDRLNNADDRLDMEIALRAEALLAED, encoded by the coding sequence GTGCGCAGCACCGGTGCGAATGGACTGTGGGCGTCACTGCCCAGAGACCTGGGCGAGCGGTTCCGGCCGCGGGCCGACCCCTTGGCACGAGCCATCCTGCAGGAGGTGCAACGAGCCGTTCCCGAGTACGCGCAGCCGTTGGAAGGCGCGTTCGGACAGATGATCACGCAGGGTATCCGGCAGGCGATCCTGCACTGCCTCGATACCGTCGGTCAGGGGACGGCGCCGCTCGACAAGTGGTCGGCCGTGTTCCGCAACCTCGGGAAGGTCGAATTCAGCGAAGGCCGTAGTCTCGACTGCCTTCAGACGGCCTACCGCGTCGGCGGCCGTGTCGCGTGGCGGCACGTTTCGGAATTCGGGCAGGCGATCGGAGCGGACGCCGATCTCCTGTGCACCGCCGCCGAAGCGATTTTCGCTTACGTGGACGAGATTTCCGCACTGTCCATCGAGGGCTACACGGCCGCTCAGGAACGGGCGGCGGGCACCAGGGCCAGACGCAGGCGCCGGTTGCTCGAACTGATGCTCTCCGATCCCCCGTCCTCACCGCAGTCGATCGCGTCGCACGCCGCGAACGCCCAGTGGGCGCTGCCCACCGAGGTCACGGTCGTCGCACTCGAGCGACGGCTCGGCCCGCTGGACCCCGACAGCGCAGACCTGGACGCCGACGTCCTGGTCGACTTCGAAGGTCCGAAGCCCTGCCTGGTCACCGGCGACCCGGAAAAGCACCTGAAGGACCTCGCCGAGCGGCTTCCCGGCTGGCGCGCGGTGATCGGCCCGGCCGTGCGGCTCACCGAAGCGCCGCGCTCCCTGCTGTGGGCCCGCCGCACGCTGCGGCTGGTCCAGCGCGGGGTGCTGCCGGACAATCCGGTCACCCGGTACAGCGATCACCTGTCCACCCTGTGGCTGCTCGCCGACGAGTTCCTGGTCCGTGAGCTGTGCACGCGCAGCCTCGCCCCGTTCGACGACCTCACCCCCAAACAGCGGGCGCGGCTCGGCGAGACGTTGCTGATCTGGCTCCAGTCCCGGGGCAGCGCTCCGGAGATCGCGAAGAAACTCAAGGTCCACCCGCAGACCGTCCGGTACCGCATGCACCAGCTCATCGATCTCTTCGGCGACCGGTTGAACAACGCCGACGACCGGCTCGACATGGAGATCGCCCTGCGCGCGGAGGCCCTGCTCGCCGAGGACTGA
- a CDS encoding CdaR family transcriptional regulator, with translation MTRPQDARSGVEATYGPLLTPARPGGSSGRPVQLWALLPRELATVFRPVLADTAGEVVREIQRTIPEYARPLDGAFGKALKTGVQMAFVQFLERLGNPEAPPEDRRSVFVSLGVQEFHQGRNVDVLQAAYRVGARVTWRRMAEVGRRAGVPSATLCLLAEAIFAYIDELSALSVEGHAEAREKAAGALERRRHRLMELLLAEPPSPPEVVKHAADLARWQLPDLLVAVALDQPSDEAPPAASTALADFESTSPCLLLPAPEPDERERFAEALAGTRAAIGPAVPPVFAARSLRAAREALRLVDSGALVDEPVTWCVDHLSRLWLLKEPFLAAELVRERLGPLAGLTGKQHSRLAGTLLAWLETCGNVREVAERLAVHPQTVRSRAQELEALFADGLRDPERRFEMILALRAAPS, from the coding sequence GTGACCCGACCGCAGGACGCCCGCAGCGGGGTCGAGGCGACGTACGGTCCGCTGCTCACGCCCGCCCGGCCGGGTGGGTCGAGCGGGCGTCCGGTCCAGCTCTGGGCGCTGCTGCCGAGAGAGCTGGCGACCGTGTTCCGGCCGGTGCTGGCCGATACGGCCGGGGAGGTGGTTCGGGAGATCCAGCGGACCATCCCCGAGTACGCGCGGCCGCTCGATGGCGCGTTCGGGAAGGCGCTCAAGACCGGCGTGCAGATGGCGTTCGTGCAGTTCCTCGAGCGCCTCGGGAACCCCGAGGCTCCGCCGGAGGACCGGCGGAGCGTGTTCGTGAGCCTGGGTGTCCAGGAGTTCCATCAGGGCCGCAACGTCGACGTCCTCCAGGCGGCCTACCGGGTGGGCGCCAGGGTGACCTGGCGCCGGATGGCCGAGGTGGGGCGCCGCGCGGGAGTGCCTTCCGCGACGCTGTGCCTGCTCGCGGAAGCCATCTTCGCCTACATCGACGAGCTTTCGGCGCTGTCGGTCGAGGGTCACGCGGAGGCGCGGGAAAAGGCCGCCGGCGCACTGGAGCGCCGGCGGCACCGGCTGATGGAACTCCTGCTCGCCGAACCCCCGTCGCCTCCCGAGGTCGTCAAACACGCCGCCGACCTGGCCCGCTGGCAGCTACCGGACCTGCTCGTCGCCGTGGCCCTCGACCAGCCTTCGGACGAGGCCCCACCGGCCGCCTCGACCGCACTCGCCGACTTCGAGAGCACCTCCCCCTGTCTGCTGCTGCCCGCTCCGGAACCGGACGAACGGGAGCGATTCGCCGAAGCCCTGGCGGGCACGCGGGCCGCGATCGGCCCCGCGGTCCCACCCGTGTTCGCGGCCCGTTCCTTGCGGGCCGCCAGGGAAGCCCTGCGGCTCGTCGACTCCGGCGCGCTCGTGGACGAACCCGTGACGTGGTGCGTCGACCATCTTTCGCGCCTGTGGCTGCTCAAGGAACCGTTCTTGGCCGCCGAGCTCGTCCGGGAACGGCTCGGGCCGCTGGCCGGGTTGACCGGGAAGCAGCATTCGCGGCTGGCCGGGACGCTGCTGGCGTGGCTGGAGACCTGCGGAAACGTCCGCGAGGTGGCGGAGCGGCTCGCGGTGCACCCGCAGACTGTGCGTTCCCGCGCTCAGGAGCTGGAGGCACTGTTCGCGGACGGGCTGCGGGATCCGGAGCGGCGGTTCGAGATGATCCTGGCTTTGCGGGCTGCTCCTTCTTGA
- a CDS encoding MCE family protein encodes MLTKFVRVQLVVFVTIAVLGVAYVGATYAGLDKLVLDRGYTVKVRLATGGGIFSNAEVTYRGVPIGRVGELRLTASGMEVDLEIEPGGPDVPADTEAVVANRSAVGEQYVDLRPRRDNGAMLRDGSVIAEADTKIPLPVDVVLSSVDSFANSVPKPALRTVVDELYNATSDAGPALDQLVGRGIEFVREASAHVGPLTRLVTDAQTVLDTQVSQADAIRSFGANAKLLAATLKSSDGDLRRLIPAVPAAANEISTLLRETGPSLGILLANLLTTADVLETRQDGLEQLLVTAPKAVAAGHAIMGPDGAHVGLSLTFFDPPPCVTGYGTGYRDGLDTAPRPLNTAARCALPKGNPTNVRGSQNVPRR; translated from the coding sequence ATGTTGACCAAGTTCGTCCGCGTGCAGCTGGTGGTCTTCGTGACCATCGCGGTCCTCGGCGTCGCGTATGTCGGCGCGACGTACGCGGGGCTGGACAAACTGGTGCTCGATCGCGGGTACACCGTCAAGGTGCGGCTCGCGACCGGCGGGGGCATCTTCAGCAACGCCGAGGTCACCTATCGGGGCGTGCCGATCGGCAGGGTCGGCGAACTGCGGCTGACCGCCTCCGGGATGGAGGTGGACCTCGAAATCGAGCCGGGCGGCCCGGATGTGCCCGCGGACACCGAAGCCGTCGTCGCCAACCGGTCCGCGGTCGGCGAGCAGTACGTCGATCTGCGGCCGCGCCGCGACAACGGGGCCATGCTGCGGGACGGTTCGGTGATCGCCGAGGCGGACACGAAGATCCCGCTGCCGGTGGACGTCGTCCTGTCCAGTGTGGACTCTTTCGCGAACTCGGTGCCGAAACCGGCCCTGCGGACCGTGGTCGACGAGCTGTACAACGCGACGTCCGACGCGGGCCCGGCGCTGGATCAGCTCGTCGGCAGGGGGATCGAGTTCGTGCGGGAGGCGAGCGCGCACGTCGGCCCGCTGACCAGGCTCGTGACCGACGCGCAGACCGTGCTCGACACCCAGGTCTCGCAGGCGGACGCGATCCGCTCGTTCGGCGCGAACGCGAAACTGCTCGCCGCGACGTTGAAGAGCTCCGACGGCGATCTGCGACGGCTGATCCCGGCCGTCCCGGCGGCCGCGAACGAGATCAGCACCCTGCTGCGGGAGACCGGCCCGAGCCTTGGCATCCTGCTGGCGAATCTGCTGACCACCGCGGACGTGCTCGAAACCCGGCAGGACGGCCTCGAGCAATTACTGGTCACCGCGCCGAAAGCGGTCGCCGCCGGGCACGCGATCATGGGGCCGGACGGCGCGCACGTCGGCCTCTCGCTGACGTTCTTCGATCCGCCGCCGTGCGTCACCGGCTACGGGACCGGCTATCGCGACGGACTCGACACTGCGCCGCGTCCACTGAACACCGCGGCGCGCTGTGCCCTGCCGAAGGGCAACCCGACGAACGTGCGTGGCTCGCAGAACGTGCCCAGGAGGTGA
- a CDS encoding MCE family protein codes for MKTRLAAVLVLVLAATGCSDGVDVYDIPLPGGAALGERPIHVTASFTNVLDLVPQSGVKVNDVPVGQVRTVDLAPDGRSAVVGLLISGDVNLPANAVARLRQASILGEKFVELAPPPEGTPSGRLVDGAVIPLASSSLTPEIEEVFGALSLLLNGGGVAQVQNITRELNAALGGKESAARSLLSNLDVFVRGLDEHKAEITRAIESVNKLAATLNANTEEIKATLNGLTPGIEVLNQQRQALVGMLKSLDGLTSVAVDTVNRSKDDLVADLKALEPLLRKLAESGDKLPKAMEMIFTFPFPDAALEAIRGDYLNTFLTFKNSGGR; via the coding sequence ATGAAAACCCGGCTCGCTGCGGTCCTGGTCCTCGTGCTGGCGGCCACCGGCTGCAGCGACGGTGTGGACGTCTACGACATCCCGCTGCCGGGCGGCGCCGCGCTGGGGGAGCGCCCGATCCACGTCACGGCCAGTTTCACCAACGTGCTGGACCTCGTGCCCCAGTCCGGGGTGAAGGTCAACGACGTCCCGGTCGGCCAGGTGCGGACCGTCGATCTGGCGCCGGACGGCCGCAGCGCGGTGGTCGGCCTGCTCATCAGCGGGGACGTGAACCTGCCCGCCAACGCCGTCGCGCGGCTGCGGCAGGCGAGCATCCTCGGCGAGAAGTTCGTCGAGCTCGCGCCACCGCCCGAGGGGACACCGAGCGGGCGGCTGGTCGACGGCGCGGTGATCCCGCTGGCCAGCTCTTCGCTGACCCCGGAGATCGAGGAGGTCTTCGGCGCGCTTTCCCTGCTGCTCAACGGCGGTGGCGTCGCGCAGGTGCAGAACATCACCCGTGAACTCAACGCCGCGCTCGGCGGCAAGGAGAGCGCGGCACGCAGCCTTCTGTCCAATTTGGACGTGTTCGTCCGCGGGCTGGACGAGCACAAGGCGGAGATCACCCGCGCCATCGAGAGTGTCAACAAGCTCGCGGCGACCCTGAACGCGAACACCGAAGAGATCAAGGCGACCCTGAACGGGCTCACGCCGGGGATCGAGGTCCTGAACCAGCAGCGTCAGGCGCTGGTCGGGATGCTGAAGTCGTTGGACGGGCTCACCTCGGTCGCGGTCGACACGGTGAACCGCAGCAAGGACGATCTCGTCGCCGACCTCAAGGCGCTCGAACCGCTGCTGCGGAAGCTGGCCGAATCCGGGGACAAACTGCCGAAGGCGATGGAGATGATCTTCACCTTCCCGTTCCCCGACGCCGCGCTCGAGGCCATCCGCGGTGACTACCTGAACACGTTCCTGACCTTCAAGAACAGTGGTGGCCGCTGA
- a CDS encoding MCE family protein, producing MKAPRIKPFRSRNPIVVGAVTALLMTIAGSAVFFSDDLPLIGGGTTYAAEFTEAAGLKRNDEVRVAGVKVGEVSDVLLDGAKVKVLFRVKDTWVGNRTTASIKIKTLLGQKNLVLDPVGNAELDPDEPIPVQRTSSPYDVTTVFNDLANTVGAIDTDQLAKAFGTLSETLGASAPQDVRTAFDGITALSKTLASRDQELVKLFQNTNKVSKTLGDRSQQIEALIRDGNTLLTELNARKDAIAKLFSGVKNLSIQLKGLVADNQKTLGPALDQLDRVATVLLRNQDKLNESLRLAGPFYRLLGNAVGNGRWIDTYICGLVPTGGTPGSCMPSRQGGR from the coding sequence GTGAAAGCGCCGAGGATCAAACCCTTCCGCAGCCGCAATCCCATCGTCGTGGGCGCTGTCACGGCCCTGTTGATGACCATCGCCGGCTCGGCGGTGTTCTTCTCCGACGACCTCCCGCTGATCGGCGGCGGCACCACGTATGCGGCCGAGTTCACCGAAGCGGCCGGGCTCAAACGCAACGACGAGGTCCGGGTCGCCGGGGTGAAGGTCGGGGAGGTCTCCGACGTCCTGCTGGACGGTGCCAAGGTCAAGGTCCTGTTCCGGGTCAAGGACACCTGGGTCGGCAACCGCACCACCGCGTCGATCAAGATCAAAACCCTGCTGGGGCAGAAGAACCTGGTCCTCGATCCGGTCGGCAACGCGGAACTGGACCCGGACGAGCCGATCCCGGTGCAGCGCACGAGTTCCCCGTACGACGTCACGACCGTCTTCAACGACCTCGCGAACACGGTGGGCGCGATCGACACCGATCAGCTGGCGAAGGCGTTCGGCACGCTGTCGGAAACCCTTGGTGCCTCCGCCCCGCAGGACGTCCGGACCGCTTTCGACGGCATCACCGCGCTGTCCAAGACGCTCGCTTCCCGGGATCAGGAGCTGGTGAAGCTGTTCCAGAACACGAACAAGGTGTCCAAGACGCTCGGGGATCGCTCGCAGCAGATCGAGGCGCTGATCCGCGACGGCAACACGCTGCTCACGGAGCTGAACGCGCGCAAGGACGCGATCGCGAAGCTGTTCAGCGGAGTGAAGAACCTGTCGATCCAGCTCAAGGGACTGGTGGCGGACAACCAGAAGACGCTCGGTCCCGCGCTCGACCAGCTCGATCGCGTCGCCACCGTGCTGCTGCGCAACCAGGACAAGCTCAACGAGAGCCTGCGGCTGGCCGGCCCCTTCTACCGGCTGCTCGGCAACGCGGTCGGCAACGGCCGGTGGATCGACACCTACATCTGCGGGCTCGTGCCGACCGGCGGCACGCCGGGCAGCTGCATGCCTTCGAGGCAAGGGGGACGCTGA
- a CDS encoding MCE family protein — translation MRSVAGPAIKGLIFFVITAVATGILAITIANSGVGTTVGYTARFTDATSVNPGDEVRMSGVRIGQVDSVGVVERRLADVRFSVENKRRLTAGATVTIRYRNLVGQRYLSIDPGPAGPAVLEEGALIPPERTHPALDLTALFNGFKPLFQALSPSDVNQLSFEIVQVLQGEGSTIDSLIEHTASLTNTLAGKDQVIGQVIGNLNTVLDTLNSQGDQFDKLVDVTAQLVSGLAGDAKPIGQAIGGLGELTTATADLLQDGRAPLKDSINTLGDLSKNLADNTPVFEQFLGNLPKKLDRMGAMVSYGSWFNFYLCSVKSDAPPAPGGPPVGIPLTQGRCR, via the coding sequence ATGAGGAGTGTCGCGGGCCCGGCGATCAAGGGCCTGATCTTCTTCGTGATCACCGCGGTGGCGACCGGGATCCTGGCGATCACCATCGCCAACTCCGGGGTCGGCACGACGGTCGGCTACACCGCGAGGTTCACCGACGCCACCTCGGTCAACCCCGGCGACGAGGTCCGGATGTCCGGTGTCCGCATCGGCCAGGTGGATTCGGTCGGGGTGGTCGAGCGGCGGCTGGCGGATGTGCGGTTCTCGGTCGAGAACAAGCGACGGCTCACCGCCGGTGCCACGGTCACCATCAGGTACCGCAACCTCGTCGGGCAGCGGTACCTGTCGATCGACCCGGGCCCCGCCGGGCCTGCCGTGCTGGAGGAAGGCGCGCTGATCCCGCCGGAGCGGACCCATCCGGCGCTGGACCTCACCGCGTTGTTCAACGGGTTCAAACCGCTGTTCCAGGCGCTTTCGCCGAGCGACGTCAACCAGCTGTCGTTCGAGATCGTCCAGGTGCTGCAGGGTGAGGGGAGCACCATCGACAGCCTGATCGAGCACACCGCTTCGCTCACGAACACCCTGGCGGGCAAGGACCAGGTGATCGGCCAGGTGATCGGGAACCTCAACACGGTGCTCGACACGCTCAACTCGCAGGGCGACCAGTTCGACAAGCTCGTCGACGTCACCGCGCAGCTGGTCTCCGGGCTCGCCGGCGACGCGAAACCGATCGGGCAGGCGATCGGCGGGCTCGGCGAGCTCACCACCGCCACCGCGGATCTGCTCCAGGACGGCCGCGCACCGTTGAAGGACAGCATCAACACCCTTGGCGACCTGTCGAAGAACCTCGCTGACAACACTCCGGTGTTCGAGCAGTTCCTGGGGAACCTGCCCAAGAAGCTGGACCGCATGGGCGCGATGGTCTCGTACGGTTCGTGGTTCAACTTCTACCTGTGCTCGGTGAAATCGGACGCGCCGCCCGCCCCCGGCGGCCCGCCGGTCGGTATCCCGCTGACCCAGGGACGGTGCCGGTGA
- a CDS encoding MCE family protein, producing MSARARTQAAGVIFLVILVLLGWLAVGIFNKDFDRAELVTLKADRVGNQLAPPAEVKVRGVPFGEVRAVRGTADGAEIDLAIDPAKIDQLPRNVSARLLPKTVFGERYVNLVLPDRPAGGSLRDGDVIGQDRSANAIELERVLGDLLPLLRAVQPQKLNSSLGAISLALDNRGKSLGDSIVQLNDLLNQVNPLMPQFKADVSGLADVADLYTGAAPDILKALSDLSTTAKTIVDTRGDLDKLYTSVTTASGDLNKFLVQNKDNIIGVSVKSRPTLELLSRYSPQFPCLFDAVNRLKPVMEKALGKGTGEPGLHVTLSVHDPRDKYVPGRDDPRFDQKGGPRCYGGGGSSVAVAFAADGDLGPANSKGERGLVAEILAPSLGMKPAEVPDWSSVLVGPALRGTEVTVR from the coding sequence ATGAGCGCGCGGGCACGGACGCAGGCGGCAGGGGTGATCTTCCTCGTCATCCTGGTGCTGCTCGGCTGGCTCGCCGTCGGCATCTTCAACAAGGACTTCGACCGCGCTGAGCTGGTCACGCTCAAGGCCGACCGGGTCGGCAACCAGCTGGCCCCGCCCGCCGAGGTCAAGGTCCGGGGCGTGCCGTTCGGTGAGGTCAGGGCCGTCCGGGGTACCGCGGACGGCGCGGAGATCGATCTGGCGATCGACCCGGCGAAGATAGATCAGCTGCCGCGTAACGTCTCGGCCAGGCTGCTGCCGAAGACCGTGTTCGGCGAGCGCTATGTCAACCTCGTGCTCCCGGACCGGCCAGCCGGAGGCTCGCTGCGGGACGGCGACGTCATCGGGCAGGACAGGTCGGCCAACGCGATCGAACTGGAACGCGTCCTCGGCGATCTGCTGCCCTTGCTGCGCGCGGTGCAGCCGCAGAAGCTGAACAGTTCACTGGGCGCGATCTCGCTCGCGCTCGACAACCGCGGGAAGTCCTTGGGGGACAGCATCGTTCAGCTCAACGACCTGCTCAACCAGGTGAATCCGCTGATGCCGCAGTTCAAGGCCGACGTCAGCGGTCTCGCCGACGTGGCGGATCTGTACACCGGTGCGGCGCCGGACATCCTCAAGGCACTCTCGGACCTTTCCACGACCGCCAAGACCATTGTGGACACTCGCGGGGACCTCGACAAGCTGTACACGAGCGTCACCACCGCGAGCGGCGATCTGAACAAGTTCCTGGTGCAGAACAAGGACAACATCATCGGCGTCAGCGTGAAGAGCAGGCCGACCCTGGAACTGCTGTCCCGGTACTCACCCCAATTCCCCTGCCTGTTCGACGCGGTCAACCGGCTCAAACCGGTGATGGAGAAGGCCTTGGGCAAGGGCACCGGGGAACCCGGGCTGCACGTGACGCTGTCCGTCCACGACCCGCGCGACAAGTACGTGCCGGGCCGGGACGATCCGCGGTTCGACCAAAAGGGCGGGCCGCGCTGCTATGGCGGGGGCGGGTCTTCGGTGGCGGTCGCGTTCGCCGCCGATGGGGACCTCGGTCCGGCCAATTCGAAGGGGGAGCGGGGGCTGGTCGCCGAGATCCTGGCGCCGTCGCTCGGGATGAAGCCGGCCGAGGTCCCGGACTGGAGCAGTGTGCTCGTGGGCCCGGCGTTACGCGGTACGGAGGTGACCGTCCGATGA
- a CDS encoding ABC transporter permease — MTSVPERAREAFKRPGNSLFELGDQLLFYIRALAAIPMAVTRYFREVVRLLAEVTFGSGALAVIGGTVGVMVGLCVFTGITVGLQGFSALNQINISAMTGFLTAYFNTREIAPLSAGLALSATVGAGFTAQLGAMRISEEIDALEVMAVRSMPYLVTTRIVAGFIAIIPLYVIGLLISYLGSRVTTVVFFGQSGGTYDHYFSLFLPPEDVLWSFGKVLVFSVGVILTHCFYGYRAAGGPAGVGVAVGRAVRTSIVLISVLDLFLSLAIWGATTTVKVSG; from the coding sequence GTGACCAGCGTCCCCGAACGGGCCCGCGAGGCGTTCAAACGCCCCGGCAACAGTCTTTTCGAGCTGGGCGACCAGTTGCTGTTCTACATCCGCGCGCTCGCGGCGATCCCGATGGCCGTCACCCGCTACTTCCGCGAAGTGGTGCGCCTGCTCGCCGAGGTGACCTTCGGCAGCGGGGCGCTCGCGGTGATCGGCGGCACCGTCGGCGTGATGGTCGGCCTGTGCGTGTTCACCGGGATCACGGTGGGGTTGCAGGGTTTCAGCGCGCTGAACCAGATCAACATCTCCGCGATGACCGGCTTCCTCACCGCGTACTTCAACACCCGCGAGATCGCGCCGCTCTCGGCGGGGCTCGCGTTGTCCGCGACGGTCGGCGCCGGGTTCACCGCGCAACTGGGCGCCATGCGGATCTCCGAGGAGATCGACGCGCTCGAAGTGATGGCCGTGCGCAGCATGCCGTACCTCGTCACCACCCGGATCGTGGCCGGGTTCATCGCGATCATCCCGCTCTACGTGATCGGCCTGCTGATCTCGTACCTGGGCTCGCGGGTGACGACGGTGGTCTTCTTCGGACAGTCCGGCGGGACCTACGACCACTACTTCTCCCTGTTCTTGCCTCCTGAAGACGTGTTGTGGTCGTTCGGCAAGGTGCTCGTGTTCAGCGTCGGCGTCATCCTCACGCACTGCTTCTACGGCTATCGCGCCGCGGGCGGCCCGGCCGGCGTCGGGGTCGCGGTCGGCCGTGCCGTGCGGACGTCGATCGTGCTGATCAGCGTGCTCGATCTCTTTCTCAGCCTGGCGATCTGGGGCGCGACCACGACGGTGAAGGTGTCCGGATGA
- a CDS encoding ATP-binding cassette domain-containing protein → MEQAAIEVTGLAKHYGEVTALAGVSLRVGRGTVLAVLGHNGAGKTTLIDILSTRVKPTGGSAKVCGFDVVRAGHHVRRRIGVTGQFAAVDDALSGRGNLELVARLLGANRRQARARAAELLAMFGLDDAADRPARTYSGGMRRRLDLAAGLVGSPDVLFLDEPTTGLDPLSRAGLWDGVERLAARGTTVVLTTQYLEEADRLADHVIVLGLGHVTVSGRPSELKARLGERTATLTFGTDLAARRALAALHRLGMGCTTSASGLVIGVALSGPADITVLVRALDAAGAPMKDLTVAEPTLDDVYLSLHRNPAATP, encoded by the coding sequence ATGGAGCAGGCTGCCATCGAGGTGACCGGCCTCGCCAAGCACTACGGTGAAGTGACGGCCCTCGCCGGCGTCAGTCTCCGGGTCGGCCGCGGCACCGTGCTCGCGGTGCTCGGCCACAACGGCGCGGGCAAGACGACGTTGATCGACATCCTCAGCACCCGCGTCAAGCCGACCGGCGGAAGCGCGAAGGTGTGCGGCTTCGACGTCGTGCGCGCCGGGCATCACGTCCGGCGGCGGATCGGGGTCACCGGCCAGTTCGCGGCGGTCGACGACGCGCTGTCCGGCCGCGGCAACCTCGAACTCGTCGCCAGGCTGCTGGGCGCGAACCGGCGACAGGCCAGGGCCCGCGCGGCCGAACTGCTCGCCATGTTCGGTCTCGACGACGCGGCGGACCGGCCCGCGCGGACGTACTCCGGCGGGATGCGGCGACGGCTAGATCTGGCCGCCGGCCTCGTCGGCTCCCCCGACGTCCTCTTCCTCGACGAACCGACCACCGGGCTCGACCCGCTCAGCCGGGCGGGGCTCTGGGACGGCGTCGAACGGCTCGCCGCGCGCGGCACCACCGTCGTGCTCACCACGCAGTATCTGGAGGAGGCGGACAGACTGGCGGATCACGTCATCGTGCTGGGGCTGGGGCACGTCACGGTTTCCGGGCGGCCGTCGGAGCTGAAGGCGCGGCTCGGGGAAAGGACCGCGACGCTGACCTTCGGCACCGACCTGGCCGCCCGCCGGGCACTGGCCGCATTGCACCGGCTCGGCATGGGCTGCACGACGTCGGCCTCCGGGCTGGTGATCGGTGTCGCGCTGTCCGGGCCCGCCGACATCACGGTGCTGGTCCGCGCGCTCGACGCGGCGGGCGCACCGATGAAGGACCTCACCGTCGCCGAGCCGACACTCGACGACGTCTACCTTTCGCTGCACCGGAATCCGGCGGCCACGCCATGA